A genomic window from Silene latifolia isolate original U9 population chromosome Y, ASM4854445v1, whole genome shotgun sequence includes:
- the LOC141631345 gene encoding protein CELLULOSE SYNTHASE INTERACTIVE 1-like, with translation MPLGALASAIMMYDQEAESAKASDPQTVEQTLIKQFKPQLPFLIQERTIEALASLYGNSILSRKLTNADAKRLLVDELINSLLKTFNDDGSLWHALQERDGIQLLISLLGLSSEQQQECAVALLSLLSNENDESKWAITAAGGIPPLVQILETGSQKAKEDSATILGNLCNHSEDIRACVESADAVPSLLWLLKNGSPNGKVIAAKTLNHLIHKSDTSTTSQLTALLTSELPESKIYVLDALKSMLAVVLLKDILQEGIAANDAVETIVKLLSSTKAETQAKSVSTLAAIFQLRKDLRESSIVVKTLWSVTKLLSSVSEKILVAASCCLAAIFLSLTGNPEVGPIAKDTFPR, from the exons atgcccttagGGGCTCTCGCTTCGGCTATTATGATGTACGATCAGGAAGCTGAGTCAGCAAAAGCTTCAGATCCTCAAACTGTCGAACAGACATTGATTAAGCAGTTTAAGCCTCAATTGCCTTTTCTCATCCAAGAGAGAACTATAGAGGCACTTGCTAGCTTGTATGGAAATTCTATACTTTCAAGGAAGCttacaaatgcagatgcaaagcGCTTGCTGGTTG ATGAGCTGATAAATTCTCTTTTGAAAACTTTTAATGATGACGGCAGTCTCTGGCATGCACTTCAAGAGCGTGATGGTATTCAGTTGCTAATTTCACTTCTTGGACTGTCGTCAGAGCAGCAGCAGGAATGTGCCGTTGCCTTGCTTTCTCTTTTGTCAAATGAGAATGATGAGAGTAAATGGGCTATAACAGCAGCTGGTGGAATACCTCCATTGGTCCAAATTCTGGAGACAGGCTCTCAAAAAGCCAAAGAAGACTCGGCAACAATTTTGGGGAACCTTTGTAATCATAGTGAAGATATACGAGCGTGCGTTGAAAGTGCTGATGCTGTTCCGTCTCTCTTGTGGTTACTAAAGAACGGGAGCCCAAATGGGAAGGTTATTGCAGCAAAAACATTGAACCATTTGATTCACAAATCAGATACTTCTACCACCAGTCAACTCACTGCGCTTCTAACCAGTGAACTTCCAGAATCTAAAATCTACGTTCTCGATGCATTGAAAAGTATGTTAGCTGTAGTACTCCTTAAAGATATTCTGCAGGAAGGTATTGCTGCAAATGATGCAGTTGAGACAATTGTTAAATTATTGAGCTCCACGAAGGCAGAAACCCAAGCTAAGTCTGTCTCCACTCTTGCTGCGATATTTCAACTCAGAAAAGACCTGCGTGAGAGCAGTATTGTGGTAAAGACTCTCTGGTCAGTCACGAAGCTGCTGAGCTCTGTATCAGAAAAGATCTTAGTAGCTGCCTCTTGTTGTCTTGCTGCTATTTTTCTCTCACTAACAGGAAATCCTGAGGTGGGTCCCATCGCTAAGGACACATTCCCTCGTTGA
- the LOC141634151 gene encoding protein CELLULOSE SYNTHASE INTERACTIVE 1-like: protein MVMVESGALEALPKYLSLSPQEATETAATDLLGILFDTDEICRHESAFGAVTQLIAVLHLGGRGARYSAAKALENLFSADHVRNGETARHAVKPLVEVLNSGLEREQHAAIAALVRLLCENPSKAVAVEDVEVNAVGVLCKILSSNCSLELKGDAAELCSVLFSNTRIRSTLAAARCVEPLVSLLVSDFTAAQHSVVRALDKHLDDEQLAELVSAHGAVVPPAGLLYSRNYLLHEAVSRALVKLGKDRPLCKMEMVKAGLIESILDILPEAPEFLSATFAELLRILTNNATIAKSLSAGKVVEPLFLILSRSDFEPDGQHSVLQVPVNILELPQCRADYTLTSHHVVESLIPLLDSHVPAVQQLAAELLSHMLVEEHLQRDPLTQQVVGPLVRALGSGIHILQQRVIKALVSIAHIWPNEIAKDGGVIELSKVILLADPSLPHVLWESAAFVLSCILQFSSEFYLEVPIAVLVKFLHSGSESTVIGALNALLVLESDDSTSAEAMAESGAIEALLELLRCHQCEDTSARLLEVLLNNRKIREYKACKAAILPLSQYLLDPQTQGQQAWSVVTGDSCLG from the coding sequence ATGGTGATGGTAGAATCAGGGGCACTTGAGGCGTTGCCTAAATATCTTTCACTTAGTCCTCAAGAAGCAACTGAGACAGCAGCTACTGATCTATTGGGAATTCTGTTTGATACTGACGAAATATGCAGGCATGAATCAGCATTTGGTGCAGTGACTCAGCTCATAGCTGTTTTACACTTAGGTGGAAGAGGAGCGAGGTACAGTGCAGCTAAAGCTTTGGAGAACTTATTTTCCGCGGACCATGTGAGGAATGGTGAAACTGCACGTCATGCTGTGAAGCCTTTGGTGGAAGTTTTGAATTCTGGGTTGGAGAGAGAACAGCATGCGGCAATTGCAGCACTAGTTAGGCTGTTATGTGAGAATCCTTCAAAAGCCGTAGCCGTAGAAGATGTTGAAGTGAATGCTGTAGGTGTCCTTTGCAAGATCCTTTCATCAAATTGTTCCCTGGAGCTTAAGGGAGATGCTGCTGAGCTCTGTTCTGTTCTTTTTTCTAATACAAGGATTAGGTCTACTTTGGCTGCAGCTCGATGTGTTGAGCCACtggtgtctcttcttgtttctgATTTTACCGCTGCTCAGCATTCTGTTGTCCGTGCTCTGGACAAACATTTGGATGATGAACAGTTGGCTGAACTAGTTTCTGCTCATGGTGCTGTTGTTCCTCCAGCAGGCCTACTCTACAGCAGGAACTACTTGCTCCATGAGGCTGTCTCACGAGCTTTGGTTAAGTTGGGTAAAGACAGACCGTTATGCAAGATGGAAATGGTGAAAGCTGGGTTAATTGAGAGTATACTTGATATACTCCCTGAGGCGCCGGAATTTCTCTCTGCGACTTTTGCAGAATTGCTTAGAATATTGACAAATAATGCTACTATTGCCAAAAGCTTATCAGCAGGCAAAGTAGTTGAGCCTCTATTCTTGATACTATCACGATCGGACTTTGAACCAGATGGACAGCATAGTGTCTTACAGGTTCCTGTTAATATTTTAGAGCTCCCACAGTGCCGTGCTGACTATACCTTAACCTCTCACCATGTTGTTGAATCTTTAATACCTTTGCTAGACTCTCACGTTCCAGCTGTACAACAGCTGGCTGCTGAGCTGTTATCCCATATGTTGGTAGAGGAACACCTGCAAAGGGATCCATTGACTCAACAAGTGGTTGGTCCACTTGTAAGAGCTCTTGGATCAGGCATTCACATTTTGCAGCAAAGAGTTATAAAAGCTCTTGTTAGCATTGCACATATATGGCCGAATGAAATCGCAAAAGACGGTGGCGTTATCGAGCTATCCAAGGTTATACTGCTAGCTGATCCTTCACTTCCTCATGTTTTATGGGAATCTGCTGCATTTGTTTTGTCTTGTATTCTGCAATTCAGTTCTGAGTTTTATTTGGAAGTTCCCATTGCTGTTCTAGTAAAATTTCTCCATTCTGGTTCCGAAAGTACCGTAATTGGAGCATTGAATGCACTTCTAGTGTTAGAAAGTGATGATTCAACCAGTGCTGAAGCAATGGCTGAAAGTGGTGCAATTGAGGCTCTCTTGGAGCTCCTTAGATGTCATCAATGTGAGGATACTTCAGCTAGATTGCTGGAAGTGTTATTAAATAACAGAAAAATCAGGGAATATAAAGCTTGTAAGGCTGCTATCTTACCATTGTCTCAGTACCTTCTGGACCCACAAACACAAGGTCAGCAAGCGTGGAGCGTGGTTACTGGCGACTCTTGCCTTGGGTGA
- the LOC141634153 gene encoding protein CELLULOSE SYNTHASE INTERACTIVE 1-like has product MKVVAIRALQNLVSCSRSNKRAVAEAGGVQVLLDLIGSSDQETSIQAAMFVKLLFSNNTIQEYASSETVRAIIGCIHWP; this is encoded by the exons ATGAAAGTTGTGGCTATTCGTGCTCTACAGAATCTTGTGTCATGCAGCCGATCAAACAAAAGAGCAGTTGCTGAAGCTGGCGGAGTTCAGGTTTTACTTGATCTGATTGGTTCCAGCGATCAAGAAACTTCGATTCAGGCAGCAATGTTTGTTAAGCTTTTATTTTCCAACAATACAATCCAAGAGTATGCTTCAAGTGAAACTGTGAGGGCTATAATTG GTTGTATCCACTGGCCCTAA